The following proteins are co-located in the Meriones unguiculatus strain TT.TT164.6M chromosome 4, Bangor_MerUng_6.1, whole genome shotgun sequence genome:
- the Fam83d gene encoding protein FAM83D isoform X1 has protein sequence MAARCELLDELPAACLSPCGPPNPAELFSEARRLALEQLLDGGPDAWAAFLRRERLGRFLNADEVRAVLGAAERPGEDGAAAAEDSFGSSQDCSSGTYFPEQSDLEPPALELGWPAFYRGAYRGATRVEAHFQPRGAGAGGPYGCKDALRQQLRSAREVIAVVMDVFSDVDIFRDLQEICRKRGVAVYILLDQALLSHFLDMCMDLKVHPEQEKLMTVRTITGNIYYARSGTKVVGKVHEKFTLIDGIRVATGSYSFTWTDGKLNSSNLVILSGQVVEHFDLEFRILYAQSKPISSKLLSNFQIRGKFDHLTDQKPQSKEPTLGNLLRIRLARLSSTPKKTNLGPEVPPKDRAKRHDSETSTISDEDYLYSHKDQLEESKVVDAATQTEPGEEMAAVSLSEVGTQTSSSIACVGTQTTVVTRAVSSQATVWSKSSTTQTEADESFLPQGAQSKEGSPASKMSVSRSSSLRSSSSMSSQGSLASSVSSHASLTATDLHTPGYPKYLGLGTPHLDLCLGDSFRNLSKERQVHFTGIRSRLTQMLTVLSRRTLFTEHYLSYSPGRFTRASMNLVSVRDIALYPPYQ, from the exons ATGGCTGCTCGCTGCGAGCTGTTGGACGAGCTCCCCGCGGCTTGTCTGTCGCCGTGCGGACCGCCCAACCCGGCCGAGCTGTTCAGCGAGGCGCGGCGCCTGGCTCTCGAGCAGCTGCTGGACGGCGGCCCCGACGCCTGGGCCGCCTTCCTGCGGCGGGAGCGGCTGGGCCGCTTCCTCAACGCCGACGAGGTGCGAGCGGTTCTGGGCGCCGCCGAGCGGCCGGGCGAGGACGGCGCGGCGGCGGCCGAGGACTCGTTCGGCTCCTCTCAGGACTGCTCGTCGGGCACCTACTTTCCCGAGCAGTCGGACCTGGAGCCGCCCGCGCTGGAGCTCGGCTGGCCGGCTTTCTACCGGGGCGCCTACCGCGGTGCCACGCGCGTCGAGGCGCATTTCCAGCCCCGCGGCGCGGGCGCCGGCGGCCCGTACGGCTGCAAGGATGCGCTGCGGCAGCAGCTGCGCTCAGCCCGAGAG GTGATTGCTGTGGTAATGGACGTTTTCTCAGATGTCGACATCTTCCGAGACCTGCAGGAGATCTGTAGGAAACGAGGCGTGGCTGTGTACATCCTTCTGGACCAGGCTCTGCTCTCCCACTTTTTGGATATGTGCATGGATCTGAAAGTTCATCCTGAGCAGGAAAAG CTGATGACGGTTCGGACTATTACAGGAAATATCTACTATGCAAGGTCAGGAACAAAGGTTGTGGGGAAGGTTCATGAGAAGTTCACGCTGATTGACGGCATTCGGGTGGCAACAGGCTCTTACAG TTTTACTTGGACCGATGGCAAGTTAAATAGCAGTAACTTGGTAATTCTGTCTGGCCAAGTAGTCGAACATTTTGATCTAGAGTTTCGGATCCTGTATGCCCAGTCAAAGCCCATCAGCTCCAAACTCCTGTCCAACTTCCAGATCAGAGGCAAGTTTGACCATCTGACTGACCAAAAGCCACAATCAAAGGAGCCCACCCTGGGCAATCTGCTGCGCATCAGGCTGGCCAGACTCTCAAGCACTCCCAAGAAGaccaacctgggcccagaggtgcCACCAAAAGACAGAGCCAAGCGCCATGACTCTGAGACTTCCACCATCAGTGATGAGGACTATCTGTACAGCCACAAGGACCAGTTGGAGGAGAGCAAGGTGGTTGATGCTGCTACTCAAACAGAGCCGGGAGAAGAGATGGCTGCAGTAAGCTTGAGTGAGGTGGGAACACAGACCAGTTCCAGCATTGCATGTGTTGGGACCCAAACCACAGTTGTCACAAGGGCAGTGAGCTCCCAGGCCACAGTGTGGTCCAAGTCCAGTACCACACAGACTGAAGCTGATGAGAGCTTCCTTCCTCAGGGTGCCCAGTCCAAAGAAGGGTCACCTGCATCCAAGATGTCGGTGTCGAGATCTTCTAGTTTGAGGTCATCCTCTTCTATGTCTTCTCAGGGCTCATTGGCAAGTTCTGTCAGCTCGCATGCTTCCCTGACAGCCACTGACCTCCACACTCCCGGATACCCCAAGTACCTGGGTCTGGGCACCCCCCATCTGGATCTGTGCCTGGGGGACTCATTCAGAAACTTGAGTAAAGAGCGGCAGGTCCACTTTACTGGCATCAGGTCCAGGCTCACCCAGATGCTGACAGTGCTCTCAAGGAGAACACTCTTCACAGAACACTACCTCAGCTACAGTCCCGGAAGGTTTACCAGAGCTTCCATGAACCTGGTTTCTGTGAGGGACATAGCACTTTATCCTCCCTATCAGTGA
- the Fam83d gene encoding protein FAM83D isoform X2, translated as MAARCELLDELPAACLSPCGPPNPAELFSEARRLALEQLLDGGPDAWAAFLRRERLGRFLNADEVRAVLGAAERPGEDGAAAAEDSFGSSQDCSSGTYFPEQSDLEPPALELGWPAFYRGAYRGATRVEAHFQPRGAGAGGPYGCKDALRQQLRSAREVIAVVMDVFSDVDIFRDLQEICRKRGVAVYILLDQALLSHFLDMCMDLKVHPEQEKVSDDGSDYYRKYLLCKVRNKGCGEGS; from the exons ATGGCTGCTCGCTGCGAGCTGTTGGACGAGCTCCCCGCGGCTTGTCTGTCGCCGTGCGGACCGCCCAACCCGGCCGAGCTGTTCAGCGAGGCGCGGCGCCTGGCTCTCGAGCAGCTGCTGGACGGCGGCCCCGACGCCTGGGCCGCCTTCCTGCGGCGGGAGCGGCTGGGCCGCTTCCTCAACGCCGACGAGGTGCGAGCGGTTCTGGGCGCCGCCGAGCGGCCGGGCGAGGACGGCGCGGCGGCGGCCGAGGACTCGTTCGGCTCCTCTCAGGACTGCTCGTCGGGCACCTACTTTCCCGAGCAGTCGGACCTGGAGCCGCCCGCGCTGGAGCTCGGCTGGCCGGCTTTCTACCGGGGCGCCTACCGCGGTGCCACGCGCGTCGAGGCGCATTTCCAGCCCCGCGGCGCGGGCGCCGGCGGCCCGTACGGCTGCAAGGATGCGCTGCGGCAGCAGCTGCGCTCAGCCCGAGAG GTGATTGCTGTGGTAATGGACGTTTTCTCAGATGTCGACATCTTCCGAGACCTGCAGGAGATCTGTAGGAAACGAGGCGTGGCTGTGTACATCCTTCTGGACCAGGCTCTGCTCTCCCACTTTTTGGATATGTGCATGGATCTGAAAGTTCATCCTGAGCAGGAAAAGGTTT CTGATGACGGTTCGGACTATTACAGGAAATATCTACTATGCAAGGTCAGGAACAAAGGTTGTGGGGAAGGTTCATGA